GCCCAACTCATCCACTTCTTCAGGGGTCAGCTCTGAAAACAAGTTCACCTTGGGGTTCAGAGCACTAGGGAGGACACCTGCCTCCAAGTAGCGGATCAACCACTTCAGCGCCTGCAAGAAGCGATCAGCCAGCATGTCCTGGGACCAATCAGACTCCTCTTGGGACAGGTGGAGGATGACATTGGTGAGCTGGCTGGCAGTGAGGTGACCCAGAGCTGGGTTTGACTTGCAAACCGCTTTGAAGATCTTCAGGCACAAGCAGCGGCAGCCAGAATCACACTGGTCCAAGGCCCGGAGGCGAGCAGTTTCTGCTGGGCGCAGGCTCAGTCGCCACAGGTTGTCATTCTGGGCCAGTCGATGGGGTTTGGCCACAAGGATGATGTCACCCAGTGTCAGGGATGGTAGGAAGTCAATAAAAAGATGCCGTTCTGGATCATACTGGACTTCCAGTGTCAAATCTGCCGGGGGAGCTGCTGGACGGATCACATAATCCAAGAGACTCCCAATTGCTGGCCAGTTGATGGAGCCAGCCACAACTTTCTCAAAGGAGTCTGATACAGCTTTGGGGGAAAGGTAACCTCCCACCACACAGCGGTCCCAGTAGCTGCTCCCACGGGGAAAGTACTCCGGGTTTTCCCGACGCACCAAGTAGAAGCCAGGAATGTTCATGATAGTGTCCTCTCCAGGGATGCACGACCacaggttctgctccaacatCAGAGGCACAATGAGCTGGATGTGGTCAGCTGTCACTACCTTTCACAAGAGAGAAAAGTCAATAAGAACAAGCTTTCTGTCTCCACACTCAGTTTTATTCACCATCTTTAGACACCCTTCCGTTCAAAGGAACCTGAAATAAAGATTCAGCTGTCTCGATTTCCATTTTGTGTGGGATTCACAGCCTCCCTTTGTCAAAAGGCATCTGAACAACTATTTCATATTATTAGAGGGGTAACTCCAAGGTATAACTTAAGCTAGTGCTTACACAGTATGTACTATTTAGAGATCTCTACTTCAGGACCTGACACTGATGTCATGCATATAGGTGAATAATTTTGCCTCCTATTGCTCCAAGTCCGCTCCTTGGATGTGAGATGCAGCTGCCCCAGGGCACAGCAACACCACATGATAATTTAAAACAGGACACAGAGAAGTTTCTAGACAAGATTAAGTTGCCACGGTTTAATTATCCCATGCTAGAGCTAGGTACTACCCTCACCCGGTCTGCCATATTGTTTGGAAAAAGGTCAGACGATCCCTTTTCAGCAGTGTGATTAAGACTCCAGATCTAAGTTTCACTGGACACTCGATGCTCCATTCCAGAGCTCTGACTCACACAAAAAAGTGTGCCTCTGAATCACTCACTATAGCCATGGGCATCTTGCCAGCAGGGGGATATGCAGAAGGGACTGCTGTCCAATCCAGGTCTgtgaggcattaaaaaaaaaaaaaaaaaaaaaagtagggaAGACCTACATGAATACACAGGAGTTCTAAGGGAATATTGTCTATTTGTAAGGCGATAGAaaggacagaggaaaaacagaggaCTACcagagaaacagcaagaaaaaacacagcTAAATAGGAAGTgacagagaggaagggaagaaggtcTGAGATAatctgaagaaaggaaacagcaaaaagcaaatgctttgcagacaacaccagAGCAGTCCTGATCACACCTGTTCAAACAGTATTGCAGAAATCAACACCTGGATCCACAGTGAGAAAGGTGACACCAGGAACCTTGTTACGGAGGAATGTTGTGCTGAGCCAGCACTGTCAACAGAGCAGCCTGAAATACCCCTGCCTAGTCAGCCTTCTAAATAATGACCCATCATGCGGCCCCAGGAATTACCTGCAGATCGTCATACAGGCTGCCGCTGAGGTACATGTCACGCAGGGGCATGTCCGGCAGCTTGGCACGAAGGAAGCTGCGCAGCTCTGCACAGATATCCACGGCTGCTTGCTTGGCCCGGGCCTGCTCATCCGCTGGGATAGCTACCTTCCTCCGATAATAAGCAAAGAGCTTTTCTTGCAGAGACAGACGAAGGCGGGATTTTTTCAGCTCCACTTGACTCCTCTTGGCAGATGGCTTGGGCTTTGTGGGTCGGAAAATGTCtgcaagagagaaggaaaactgtTTACTGTCTGCAATGTTTCGCTATGAACTGATCCACAGAAGAAAATCCATAGCATGGAAATGCAGTCTCCTAGGTCTCAAAAAGCTTTCAGCAGACATTCTCCATGCTTTGCACAGGTACCAGTCAAAACAGAGGTGCTGAGAAACCTCAAAATATACTGCTACAAGAATCAAACCAGATAAAAACAAGTTACTAGATTTGGAATTTAGCCAGAAGGATGCTAACAATGTGTTAGCAAGGAAGTAATTTTAATGGCTACATGGGCAGCATGTCagttcaatttaaaaaaaaaatttaaaaaatcggCACCATTACGAGTTCAGACCATCAGGGATAAAACACTCTTGAACAACCATCACTATGTCATTAAGTTTTTAACATTACAATAGAGTTTTACAAATTATCAGCAAAATCCAGTCCTGACTAGGGTATGAGATCCGAaatgaccatagaatcatagaacggtttgggttggaagggaccttaaagatcatccagtttcaacccatCCAGTgtcctccctgccatgggcagggacacctcccactggatcagattccTCAAAGCCTCACCAACCTAGCTTTGAACACCACCacggatgggacatccacagattctctaggcaacctgttccagtgcctcaccatccctcacaggaaaaaaaattcttcctaatatctaatgtaaacctctcttctttcagcttaaaaacgtttcccctcatcctatcaatGCACTCCCTGATAGAGGTCCCCTCCGCAGCTTTCCTTGGACCATGCCACTTGGAAATGAAACAGTTGCCAGGACTCTAACACTTACCAGGACGGTGAGCAACAGACGTTGGGGTCAGCAGAGCTCAGGCAGCTCATAGCCCCAGTGGAAACCTCTCTCAAACACTCACTGGCCAAAGAGCAGCGAGCACACTCTCAGGCACACATCAGCATACACCACTTGATGCTGCCATCTGCGTTATTAAGTGATGCCTGATCTGCACAGGTTCTCTAagcctcttttctttctgactgGTTTCCTAAAGAAATAAGTCAATGCTTCCCATCTGTCTTTCAGACGTCTCTTAATCTGTACAAAAAGTTTTTGAATTTATCAACCAGGCCTAAAGAAGAATTACAGATCCGAGAGACTTTTGGATTCAGAAGGACTGCGGTAATTAGCAGGTGGAGAAGAATCCCCCTCAAGGCAATGGCCCCATTAAGGCAATCAGCTGTTGCACATTTGTTTGGCAACAGGCACCTGGCCACACAGCACATGCAGAATGGCCCAACCTCAGCAGCTGTTGCCTCTCGTCCCATTGGGGTCTTTTAGACAGACTTGAGGGTTTGTGTGAAAAGGAAACAGCCCATAAAACCACAGGGAACCAGACTTCATTGCCTGTTCAtgaaaaaacttatttttccatctttaagttttaatttatttttaagttaagcATGCAAGACACCATCATCGATGGCTTTATTCCTCAGTCATCATCCTTGGGGACTCCAGTCAAGTTATTTAGACCCCATTTAACACAGCTGTCTAGTTATTTAACATATCCTTAGCAGAAAATCCACTGCCACCCTGAAGCTTCTTCTCTCTTGCAGATAATCTGGAAACCAAATTAAAAGCTTGAtcctgactttttattttaaatcttcaaGTACAACTCTCCAGAGGTGGCCAGGTGAGAAAACCCAactaaatacatataaaaagcACTGATGGAGTCTAAATTACTGATCATCCCACTCAGAAAGAAGCCTGCAGTCACTTAAAAAAGTTATAAAACCTGATGAAGAGTAACTCAGTGACGAGCAACACTAAACGGACTAATAACATAACAGAAATTACTAGGAAAATGGTAAAAATAATATAAGACAAACTGTTACAAGTTGCTAGTACATTCACAATTTGAATATTCCCCccttaaaaaacacaaacaaactgGAATGgtccaaagaaaggcaacaaagacCTTCAAAGGAATGGAATgtctttttcagagaaaagattGCACAGGTAAGTATTCAGATTGAAAAGGGAAA
This genomic window from Phaenicophaeus curvirostris isolate KB17595 chromosome 1, BPBGC_Pcur_1.0, whole genome shotgun sequence contains:
- the MIEF1 gene encoding mitochondrial dynamics protein MIEF1, with the protein product MAAAGQRKGKKDDNGIGTAIDFVLSNARLVLGVGGAAMLGIATLAVKRMYDRAISAPSSPTRLSQSGKRSWEEPNWLGSSSRLLTQDMKTNISRSLQTLPTDPSAADTDIFRPTKPKPSAKRSQVELKKSRLRLSLQEKLFAYYRRKVAIPADEQARAKQAAVDICAELRSFLRAKLPDMPLRDMYLSGSLYDDLQVVTADHIQLIVPLMLEQNLWSCIPGEDTIMNIPGFYLVRRENPEYFPRGSSYWDRCVVGGYLSPKAVSDSFEKVVAGSINWPAIGSLLDYVIRPAAPPADLTLEVQYDPERHLFIDFLPSLTLGDIILVAKPHRLAQNDNLWRLSLRPAETARLRALDQCDSGCRCLCLKIFKAVCKSNPALGHLTASQLTNVILHLSQEESDWSQDMLADRFLQALKWLIRYLEAGVLPSALNPKVNLFSELTPEEVDELGYTLYSSLSEPEVLLQT